From one Streptomyces sp. Q6 genomic stretch:
- a CDS encoding cation acetate symporter, with translation MSPAPQLLAAAEASEHRPLIITLFAVFVVATLVITVWAGRQTKSASDFYAGGRQFTAFQNGLAVSGDYMSAASFLGIAGAIALFGYDGFLYSIGFLVAWLVALLLVAEPLRNSGRYTMGDVLAYRMRQRPVRTAAGTSTIVVSIFYLLAQMAGAGVLVSLLLGITSDAGKVGIVALVGVLMIVYVTIGGMKGTTWVQMVKAVLLIAGAILLTFLVMLKFNFNISDLLGTAASNSGKGTPFLEPGLKYGATGTSKIDFISLGIALVLGTAGLPHILIRFYTVPTAKAARKSVNWAIGIIGAFYLMTIALGFGAAALIKPDEIIASNPAGNTAAPLLALHLGGVDSNWGAILLASISAVAFATILAVVAGLTLASSSSFAHDIYANVIKRGKASEKQEMQAARWATVFIGIISIALGALARDLNVAGLVALAFAVAASANLPTILYSLFWKRFNTNGALWSIYGGLFTAVFLVLFSPVVSGNPKTSMFKGVDFHWFPLENPGIISIPVGFLLGVIGTYMAKEKADKGKYAELEVRSLTGTGAH, from the coding sequence ATGAGCCCCGCACCGCAGCTGCTCGCCGCCGCAGAGGCCAGCGAGCACCGGCCGCTGATCATCACCCTGTTCGCTGTGTTCGTCGTCGCGACCCTCGTCATCACCGTATGGGCCGGCCGCCAGACCAAGAGCGCGTCCGACTTCTACGCGGGCGGCCGCCAGTTCACCGCCTTCCAGAACGGCCTCGCCGTCTCCGGCGACTACATGTCGGCGGCGTCCTTCCTCGGTATCGCCGGCGCCATCGCCCTCTTCGGCTACGACGGCTTCCTCTACTCCATCGGCTTCCTGGTCGCCTGGCTCGTGGCGCTCCTCCTGGTCGCCGAACCGCTGCGCAACTCCGGCCGCTACACGATGGGCGACGTCCTCGCCTACCGGATGCGCCAGCGCCCGGTCCGCACGGCGGCCGGCACCTCCACGATCGTCGTCTCGATCTTCTACCTGCTCGCGCAGATGGCGGGCGCGGGCGTCCTCGTCTCGCTCCTGCTCGGCATCACCTCGGACGCGGGCAAGGTCGGCATCGTCGCCCTCGTCGGCGTCCTGATGATCGTGTACGTGACGATCGGCGGCATGAAGGGCACCACCTGGGTGCAGATGGTCAAGGCGGTCCTGCTGATCGCCGGCGCCATCCTCCTCACCTTCCTGGTCATGCTGAAGTTCAACTTCAACATCTCCGACCTGCTCGGCACGGCCGCCTCGAACAGCGGCAAGGGCACCCCGTTCCTGGAGCCCGGTCTCAAGTACGGCGCCACCGGCACCTCGAAGATCGACTTCATCTCGCTGGGCATCGCGCTCGTCCTCGGCACCGCCGGCCTGCCGCACATCCTGATCCGCTTCTACACGGTGCCGACCGCCAAGGCCGCCCGTAAGTCGGTCAACTGGGCCATCGGCATCATCGGCGCCTTCTACCTGATGACGATCGCGCTCGGCTTCGGCGCGGCCGCCCTCATCAAGCCGGACGAGATCATCGCCTCCAACCCGGCGGGCAACACGGCGGCGCCCCTGCTGGCCCTGCATCTGGGGGGCGTCGACTCCAACTGGGGCGCGATCCTCCTCGCCTCGATCTCGGCGGTCGCGTTCGCCACGATCCTCGCGGTCGTCGCGGGCCTCACCCTCGCCTCGTCGTCCTCGTTCGCGCACGACATCTACGCGAACGTCATCAAGCGCGGCAAGGCGTCGGAGAAGCAGGAGATGCAGGCGGCCCGCTGGGCGACCGTCTTCATCGGCATCATCTCGATCGCGCTCGGCGCGCTCGCCCGCGACCTGAACGTGGCCGGCCTGGTCGCGCTCGCCTTCGCGGTCGCCGCCTCCGCCAACCTGCCGACGATCCTCTACAGCCTCTTCTGGAAGCGCTTCAACACCAACGGCGCCCTCTGGTCGATCTACGGAGGCCTCTTCACCGCGGTCTTCCTCGTCCTGTTCTCACCGGTCGTCTCGGGCAACCCGAAGACCTCCATGTTCAAGGGCGTCGACTTCCACTGGTTCCCGCTGGAGAACCCCGGCATCATCTCGATCCCGGTCGGATTCCTGCTGGGCGTCATCGGTACGTACATGGCCAAGGAGAAGGCCGACAAGGGCAAGTACGCGGAGCTCGAGGTCCGGTCCCTGACCGGCACCGGAGCCCACTGA
- a CDS encoding GlsB/YeaQ/YmgE family stress response membrane protein: MAWLWAIIVGFVLGLIAKAILPGKQAIPLWLTTVFGIIGSVLGNWAATGLGVNDTRGIDWTRHLLQLIGAIVVVGVGDMAWVALRGNKRKA; encoded by the coding sequence ATGGCCTGGTTGTGGGCAATCATCGTGGGCTTCGTTCTCGGCCTGATCGCCAAGGCGATCCTGCCGGGCAAACAAGCGATCCCTCTGTGGCTGACGACGGTCTTCGGCATCATCGGCAGCGTCCTGGGCAACTGGGCGGCCACGGGCCTGGGCGTCAACGACACCCGGGGCATCGACTGGACCCGCCATCTGTTGCAGCTCATCGGCGCCATCGTGGTGGTCGGCGTCGGCGACATGGCATGGGTGGCGCTACGCGGCAACAAGAGGAAAGCCTGA
- a CDS encoding TldD/PmbA family protein: protein MTDERETFVPHTIDAAFTALPLRALADAALARARALGAEHADFRLERVRSAEVRLRDAKPSGSSDTTDLGYAVRVVHGGTWGFASGVDLTMDAAAKVASQAVAMAKLSAQVIKAAGSDERVELAAEPVHADRTWISSYEIDPFSVPEEERSALLADWSAGLLAADGVSHVDASLLSVHENKFYADTAGTVTTQQRVRLHPQLTAVSVDDSSGEFDSMRTIAPPVGRGWEYLTGTGWDWQSELGQIPELLAEKMRAPSVRAGSYDLVVDPSNLWLTIHESIGHATELDRALGYEAAYAGTSFATFDQLGTLKYGSEIMNVTGDRTAEHGLATIGYDDEGVAGQSWDLVRDGTLVGYQLDRRIAKLTGFERSNGCAYADSPGHVPVQRMANVSLQPDPGGLSTEDLISGVERGIYVVGDRSWSIDMQRYNFQFTGQRFFKIENGRITGQLRDVAYQATTTDFWGSMAAVGGPQTYVLGGAFNCGKAQPGQVAAVSHGCPSALFKGVNILNTTQEAGR, encoded by the coding sequence ATGACGGACGAGAGGGAGACATTCGTGCCTCATACGATCGATGCGGCCTTCACGGCGCTCCCGCTGCGCGCCCTCGCCGACGCGGCGCTCGCCCGCGCCCGCGCGCTGGGCGCCGAGCACGCGGACTTCCGCCTGGAGCGGGTGCGCAGCGCGGAGGTGCGGCTGCGGGACGCCAAGCCGTCGGGCTCCTCCGACACCACGGACCTGGGCTACGCGGTGCGGGTCGTGCACGGCGGTACGTGGGGGTTCGCCTCGGGCGTCGATCTGACGATGGACGCCGCGGCGAAGGTGGCCTCGCAGGCCGTGGCGATGGCGAAGCTGAGCGCGCAGGTGATCAAGGCGGCCGGGTCCGACGAGCGCGTGGAGCTCGCCGCTGAACCCGTGCACGCCGACCGCACCTGGATCTCCTCGTACGAGATCGATCCCTTCTCCGTACCGGAGGAGGAGCGGTCCGCGCTGCTCGCCGACTGGAGCGCGGGGCTGCTCGCGGCCGACGGCGTCTCCCACGTGGACGCCTCGCTCCTCTCCGTCCACGAGAACAAGTTCTACGCGGACACGGCGGGGACCGTCACGACACAGCAACGGGTGCGCCTGCACCCGCAGTTGACGGCCGTCTCCGTGGACGACTCCAGCGGCGAGTTCGACTCGATGCGCACGATCGCGCCGCCGGTGGGGCGCGGCTGGGAGTATCTGACGGGCACCGGCTGGGACTGGCAGAGCGAGCTGGGGCAGATCCCCGAGCTGCTCGCCGAGAAGATGCGGGCGCCGAGCGTCCGGGCGGGCTCGTACGACCTGGTCGTCGATCCGTCGAACCTCTGGCTGACCATCCACGAGTCGATCGGGCACGCCACCGAGCTGGACCGCGCGCTCGGCTACGAGGCGGCGTACGCGGGCACGTCCTTCGCCACGTTCGACCAGCTCGGGACGTTGAAGTACGGCTCCGAGATCATGAACGTGACCGGTGACCGCACCGCCGAGCACGGGCTCGCGACGATCGGGTACGACGACGAGGGCGTCGCCGGGCAGTCCTGGGACCTGGTGAGGGACGGGACGCTGGTCGGCTATCAACTCGACCGGCGCATCGCGAAGTTGACCGGGTTCGAGCGGTCCAACGGGTGCGCGTACGCCGACTCCCCCGGGCACGTGCCGGTGCAGCGGATGGCGAACGTCTCGCTCCAGCCGGACCCGGGCGGACTCTCGACCGAGGACCTGATCTCCGGGGTCGAGCGCGGGATCTACGTCGTCGGGGACCGGTCGTGGTCCATCGACATGCAGCGCTACAACTTCCAGTTCACCGGCCAGCGCTTCTTCAAGATCGAGAACGGGCGGATCACCGGTCAGCTGCGCGATGTCGCCTACCAGGCGACGACGACCGACTTCTGGGGCTCGATGGCGGCGGTCGGCGGCCCGCAGACGTACGTCCTCGGCGGCGCCTTCAACTGCGGCAAGGCCCAGCCGGGCCAGGTCGCGGCCGTCTCGCACGGCTGCCCCTCGGCCCTCTTCAAGGGCGTCAACATTCTGAACACGACGCAGGAGGCGGGTCGATGA
- the fabI gene encoding enoyl-ACP reductase FabI: protein MTNTTGILEGKKILITGVLMESSIAFQAAKLAQEQGAEIILTAWPRPTLTERIAKKLPLPDKVKVLELDVSNDEHLARLEGQVREHLGGRLDGIVHSIGFAPQDALGGNFLNTPFESVSTAMHVSAFSLKSLTMALLPLMNEGGSVVGLTFDAQFAWPQYDWMGPAKAALEATNRYMARYLGEHDVRSNLVSAGPLGSMAAKSIPGFSDLAAVWDTRSPLEWKLDDPEPAGKAIVALLSDWFPKTTGEIIHVDGGLHAIGA from the coding sequence ATGACGAACACGACTGGCATCCTCGAGGGCAAGAAGATCCTCATCACCGGTGTGCTGATGGAGTCCTCCATCGCCTTCCAGGCCGCGAAGCTGGCCCAGGAGCAGGGCGCGGAGATCATCCTCACCGCCTGGCCGCGGCCGACGCTGACCGAGCGCATCGCCAAGAAGCTGCCGCTGCCCGACAAGGTCAAGGTCCTCGAGCTCGACGTCTCGAACGACGAGCACCTCGCCCGCCTGGAGGGCCAGGTCCGCGAGCACCTCGGCGGTCGGCTCGACGGCATCGTGCACTCCATCGGCTTCGCGCCGCAGGACGCGCTCGGCGGCAACTTCCTGAACACGCCGTTCGAGTCCGTCTCCACCGCCATGCACGTCTCCGCCTTCTCCCTGAAGTCGCTGACGATGGCGCTGCTGCCGCTGATGAACGAGGGCGGCTCGGTCGTCGGCCTCACCTTCGACGCGCAGTTCGCGTGGCCGCAGTACGACTGGATGGGCCCGGCCAAGGCCGCCCTGGAGGCGACGAACCGCTACATGGCGCGTTACCTGGGCGAGCACGACGTCCGCAGCAACCTGGTCTCTGCGGGCCCGCTCGGCTCCATGGCCGCCAAGTCCATCCCGGGCTTCAGCGACCTGGCCGCCGTGTGGGACACGCGCTCCCCGCTGGAGTGGAAGCTGGACGACCCGGAGCCGGCCGGCAAGGCCATCGTCGCGCTCCTGTCGGACTGGTTCCCGAAGACCACGGGCGAGATCATCCACGTCGACGGCGGTCTGCACGCCATCGGAGCCTGA
- a CDS encoding DUF485 domain-containing protein, giving the protein MATDAPPPQKGSPDARPTLPSTEEFIEVQESAEFGELRRAHRSFAFPLTIAFIAWYLLYVLLSNYAGDFMGTKVFGNINVAFLLGLAQFLTTFLIAWWYARYSAAKLDPKSEALKSRLEGGA; this is encoded by the coding sequence GTGGCCACCGACGCACCACCACCCCAGAAGGGCAGTCCGGACGCCCGTCCCACCCTGCCCTCCACCGAGGAGTTCATCGAGGTGCAGGAGAGCGCGGAGTTCGGTGAACTGCGCCGCGCGCACCGCTCGTTCGCGTTCCCGCTGACGATCGCGTTCATCGCCTGGTACCTGCTGTACGTCCTGCTCTCCAACTACGCGGGCGACTTCATGGGCACCAAGGTCTTCGGCAACATCAACGTCGCCTTCCTCCTCGGCCTCGCCCAGTTCCTGACCACGTTCCTCATCGCCTGGTGGTACGCGCGGTACTCCGCCGCGAAGCTCGACCCCAAGTCCGAGGCCCTCAAGTCCCGTCTGGAGGGCGGCGCATGA
- a CDS encoding metallopeptidase TldD-related protein: MSPRTNKPYEIVERALELSRADGCVVIADETSSANLRWAGNALTTNGVTRGRTLTVVATVDGKEGTATGVVSRSAVTADDLEPLVRAAEEAAAKAGPAEDAQPLVSGVPHSPAFTQPPAETSSAIFAEFAPALGEAFARARAGGRELYGFAHHELTSSYLGTSTGVRLRHDQPNGTLELNAKSPDRKRSAWAGRSTRDFTDVDPAAMDADLATRLGWAERRIDLPAGRYETLLPPTAVADLLIYQLWSAGARDAAEGRTVFSRPGGGTRVGEKLSELPLTLRSDPHAPGLECAPFVLAHTSGDDASVFDNGLPVGATEWIADGELRHLTTTRHSAALTGLPVAPAGDNLILDGGSGKSLDEMVAATERGLLLTCLWYIREVDPATLLLTGLTRDGVYLVENGEVVGEVNNFRFNESPVDLLSRATEAGRTEKTLPREWGDWFTRAAMPALRVPDFNMSSVSQGV; the protein is encoded by the coding sequence ATGAGTCCTCGTACGAACAAGCCCTACGAGATCGTCGAGCGCGCCCTCGAACTGTCGCGGGCCGACGGCTGTGTCGTCATCGCCGACGAGACGTCCTCCGCGAATCTGCGCTGGGCGGGCAACGCGCTGACCACGAACGGGGTGACGCGCGGGCGCACCCTGACCGTCGTCGCGACCGTGGACGGCAAGGAGGGGACGGCGACCGGCGTCGTGTCGCGGTCGGCGGTGACCGCCGACGACCTGGAGCCGCTGGTGCGGGCCGCCGAGGAGGCGGCGGCGAAGGCCGGGCCCGCCGAGGACGCGCAGCCGCTCGTCAGTGGCGTACCGCACTCCCCCGCGTTCACTCAGCCGCCGGCCGAGACGTCGTCGGCCATCTTCGCGGAGTTCGCGCCCGCCCTGGGCGAGGCGTTCGCGCGGGCCAGGGCGGGCGGGCGTGAGCTGTACGGCTTCGCCCACCACGAGCTCACCTCCAGCTACCTCGGTACGTCGACGGGGGTGCGGCTGCGGCACGACCAGCCGAACGGAACGCTCGAACTGAACGCCAAGTCGCCGGACCGCAAGCGCTCGGCGTGGGCGGGGCGCTCGACCCGCGACTTCACGGACGTCGACCCGGCCGCGATGGACGCGGACCTCGCCACCCGGCTCGGCTGGGCCGAGCGGCGCATCGACCTGCCGGCCGGGCGCTACGAGACGCTGCTGCCGCCGACGGCCGTGGCGGACCTGCTGATCTACCAGCTGTGGTCGGCGGGCGCGCGGGACGCGGCCGAGGGCCGGACCGTGTTCAGCAGGCCAGGGGGCGGCACGCGCGTCGGCGAGAAGCTGAGCGAACTGCCGCTGACGCTGCGCAGCGACCCGCACGCGCCGGGCCTCGAATGCGCGCCGTTCGTGCTCGCGCACACCTCCGGGGACGACGCCTCCGTCTTCGACAACGGGCTGCCGGTCGGCGCCACGGAGTGGATCGCGGACGGTGAGCTGCGGCATCTGACGACGACCCGGCACAGCGCGGCGCTCACCGGGCTGCCCGTCGCACCGGCCGGCGACAACCTCATCCTCGACGGCGGCTCGGGGAAGTCGCTGGACGAGATGGTCGCCGCCACGGAGCGCGGGCTGCTCCTCACCTGCCTCTGGTACATCAGGGAGGTCGATCCGGCGACGCTGCTGCTCACCGGCCTCACCCGCGACGGCGTGTACCTCGTGGAGAACGGCGAGGTGGTCGGCGAGGTGAACAACTTCCGGTTCAACGAGTCGCCGGTCGACCTGCTGAGCCGGGCCACCGAGGCCGGGCGCACGGAAAAGACGCTGCCCCGGGAGTGGGGCGACTGGTTCACTAGAGCTGCGATGCCGGCGCTGCGGGTGCCGGACTTCAACATGAGCTCGGTCAGCCAGGGCGTCTGA
- a CDS encoding FadR/GntR family transcriptional regulator — protein MPLSSPRRSALSEQVISALRAQISSGEWPVGTRIPTEPELVEQLGVARNTVREAVRALAHNGLLDIRQGSGTYVVATSELAGVMQRRFADADPRHIAELRSTLESSAAKLAAQRRTERDLKQLDALLVRREEAWDSGDTEAFVAADATFHLAVVAASHNDVMTAMYADLGEVMRDWLREDVGEKLSAENHMDHTRLVDAIRVGDEEAAAAEAAGYPFLCRPGRLTPPPSGD, from the coding sequence ATGCCGCTGTCCTCCCCCCGGCGCTCGGCCCTGTCCGAGCAGGTCATCTCCGCTCTGCGCGCCCAGATCTCCTCGGGCGAGTGGCCGGTGGGCACCCGCATCCCGACGGAGCCCGAGCTCGTCGAACAGCTGGGCGTCGCGCGGAACACCGTGCGGGAGGCGGTGCGCGCCCTGGCGCACAACGGGCTCCTGGACATCCGGCAGGGCTCGGGCACGTACGTCGTGGCGACCAGCGAGCTGGCGGGGGTCATGCAGCGGCGGTTCGCGGACGCCGATCCGCGGCACATCGCCGAGCTGCGCTCCACCCTGGAGTCGAGCGCGGCGAAGCTGGCCGCCCAGCGGCGCACCGAGCGCGATCTGAAGCAGCTGGACGCCCTGCTCGTACGCCGTGAGGAGGCGTGGGACTCGGGGGACACGGAGGCGTTCGTGGCGGCGGACGCCACGTTCCACCTGGCCGTGGTGGCCGCGTCGCACAACGACGTGATGACGGCGATGTACGCGGATCTGGGCGAGGTCATGCGCGACTGGCTGCGCGAGGACGTGGGCGAGAAGCTCAGCGCAGAGAACCACATGGACCACACGCGTCTGGTCGACGCGATCAGGGTCGGGGACGAGGAGGCGGCCGCCGCGGAGGCCGCGGGCTATCCGTTCCTGTGCCGTCCCGGGCGGCTCACACCGCCGCCTTCCGGTGACTGA
- the fabG gene encoding 3-oxoacyl-[acyl-carrier-protein] reductase translates to MSRSVLVTGGNRGIGLAIARAFLEQGDKVAFTYRSGEPPKELVDAGALAVRCDITDSAQVDAAYKEIEEKHGNVEVLVANAGVTKDQLLMRMSEEDFTSVLDTNLTGTFRVVKRANRGMLRAKKGRVVLISSVVGLLGSAGQANYAASKAGLVGFARSLARELGSRNLTFNVVAPGFVDTDMTQALTDEQRAGIVAQVPLGRYAQVEEIAGVVKFLTSDDASYITGAVIPVDGGLGMGH, encoded by the coding sequence TTGAGCCGCTCGGTTCTCGTCACCGGAGGAAACCGGGGCATCGGCCTCGCCATCGCCCGTGCTTTCCTGGAGCAGGGTGACAAGGTCGCCTTCACCTACCGCTCGGGCGAGCCGCCCAAGGAGCTCGTCGATGCGGGCGCCCTGGCCGTTCGGTGCGACATCACGGACTCCGCGCAGGTGGACGCCGCCTACAAGGAGATCGAGGAGAAGCACGGCAACGTGGAGGTCCTGGTCGCCAACGCCGGCGTCACCAAGGACCAGCTCCTCATGCGTATGTCCGAGGAGGACTTCACGTCCGTCCTCGACACGAACCTCACCGGCACCTTCCGCGTCGTGAAGCGCGCCAACCGCGGCATGCTGCGCGCCAAGAAGGGCCGCGTCGTGCTGATCTCCTCCGTCGTCGGCCTGCTCGGCTCGGCGGGGCAGGCGAACTACGCCGCTTCGAAGGCGGGTCTGGTCGGATTCGCGCGCTCCCTCGCCCGTGAGCTCGGGTCGCGCAACCTCACCTTCAACGTCGTCGCCCCGGGCTTTGTCGACACCGACATGACCCAGGCGCTCACGGACGAGCAGCGCGCCGGCATCGTCGCGCAGGTGCCGCTCGGCCGGTACGCGCAGGTCGAGGAGATCGCCGGAGTGGTCAAGTTCCTGACCTCCGACGACGCTTCGTACATCACTGGAGCCGTCATCCCGGTTGACGGCGGACTGGGAATGGGTCACTGA
- a CDS encoding DUF3099 domain-containing protein, giving the protein MRKRGSNGGAEVFRITGARQGLAEDVRGRQRRYIISMGIRTLAVILTAVLWNVERHVAIVTLVVGAFLPYVAVVIANAGRENVPGLPSTFVPAPTRPMIAPAPTGGPAESVPEDRG; this is encoded by the coding sequence ATGCGGAAGCGCGGCAGCAACGGCGGAGCAGAGGTCTTCCGGATCACAGGGGCCCGGCAGGGCCTCGCCGAGGACGTCCGCGGGCGGCAGCGCCGCTACATCATCTCGATGGGGATCCGCACGCTCGCGGTGATCCTCACGGCGGTGCTGTGGAACGTGGAGAGGCACGTCGCCATCGTGACGCTCGTCGTCGGCGCCTTCCTCCCCTACGTCGCCGTGGTCATCGCCAACGCGGGCCGGGAGAACGTGCCGGGGCTGCCCTCGACCTTCGTGCCCGCCCCCACGCGGCCCATGATCGCACCGGCTCCGACCGGCGGTCCCGCGGAATCCGTCCCGGAGGACCGCGGCTAG
- the moaA gene encoding GTP 3',8-cyclase MoaA, translating to MLIDTFGRVATDLRVSLTDRCNLRCTYCMPEEGLQWLAKPDLLTDDEIVRLIRIAVTHLGITEVRFTGGEPLLRPGLVGIVERVAALEPRPQMSLTTNGIGLKRTARALKEAGLDRVNVSLDTLRPDVFKTLTRRDRHKDVIEGLEAAHDAGLTPVKINSVLMPGLNEDEAPELLAWAVEHSYELRFIEQMPLDAQHGWKRDGMITAGDILTSLRTRFELTPEGSDERGSAPAERWVVDGGPHRVGVIASVTRPFCSACDRTRLTADGQVRTCLFATEETDLRAALRADGAESDDEGIADIWKRAMWGKKAGSGLDDPTFLQPDRPMSAIGG from the coding sequence GTGCTCATCGACACTTTCGGCCGAGTGGCCACCGACCTCCGGGTCTCGTTGACCGACCGGTGCAATCTCCGCTGTACGTACTGCATGCCCGAAGAGGGCCTGCAATGGCTGGCCAAGCCGGACCTGCTGACGGACGACGAGATCGTCCGCCTCATCCGCATCGCCGTCACCCACCTCGGCATCACCGAGGTCCGCTTCACCGGCGGCGAACCCCTGCTCCGCCCGGGTCTGGTCGGCATCGTCGAGCGGGTCGCCGCCCTGGAGCCCCGCCCCCAGATGTCCCTGACGACGAACGGGATCGGGCTCAAGCGCACCGCGCGGGCGCTCAAGGAAGCGGGCCTCGACCGGGTGAACGTGTCGCTGGACACCCTGCGCCCGGACGTCTTCAAGACACTGACCCGCCGCGACCGCCACAAGGACGTCATCGAGGGCCTGGAGGCCGCCCACGACGCGGGCCTGACCCCGGTGAAGATCAACTCGGTCCTGATGCCGGGGCTGAACGAGGACGAGGCTCCCGAGCTCCTGGCCTGGGCGGTCGAGCACTCCTACGAACTGCGCTTCATCGAGCAGATGCCGCTCGACGCCCAGCACGGCTGGAAGCGCGACGGCATGATCACCGCGGGGGACATCCTCACCTCGCTCCGTACGCGCTTCGAGCTGACGCCCGAGGGTTCCGACGAGCGCGGCTCCGCCCCGGCCGAGCGCTGGGTCGTCGACGGGGGCCCGCACCGCGTCGGCGTCATCGCCTCGGTCACCCGCCCGTTCTGCTCGGCCTGCGACCGCACCCGCCTCACCGCCGACGGCCAGGTCCGCACCTGCCTGTTCGCCACGGAGGAGACGGACCTGCGCGCGGCCCTGCGGGCGGACGGCGCGGAGAGCGACGACGAGGGCATCGCCGATATCTGGAAGCGCGCGATGTGGGGCAAGAAGGCCGGCTCGGGTCTCGACGACCCGACGTTCCTCCAGCCCGACCGCCCGATGTCCGCGATCGGCGGCTGA
- the tyrS gene encoding tyrosine--tRNA ligase, whose translation MTDIVDELKWRGLIALSTDEDALRKAFADGPVTFYCGFDPTAPSLHLGNLVQILTMRRIQQAGHRPLGLVGGATGLIGDPKPTAERTLNSPEVVAGWVDRLRGQIEKFLDFEGPHAATMVNNLDWTQGMSAIEFLRDMGKYFRVNKMIAKEAVSRRLNSDAGISYTEFSYQILQGMDFLKLYEQYGCVLQTGGSDQWGNLTSGTDLIHRVHPEAVVHAIGTPLLTKADGTKFGKTESGTVWLDAEMFSPYAFYQFWLNADDRDISKFLRTFSFKSREEIEELETLTAERPQARAAQRALAEELTTLVHGADQTAAVISASKALFGQGDGNLADLDEATLAAALSELPRVEVAELGPVVDLFAEVGLVASKSAARRTVKEGGAYVNNVKVAAEDFVPGTEELLHGRWLVLRRGKKNLAAVELKG comes from the coding sequence GTGACGGACATCGTCGACGAACTCAAGTGGCGCGGGCTCATCGCCCTGTCCACCGACGAAGACGCGCTGCGCAAGGCGTTCGCGGACGGTCCTGTCACGTTCTATTGCGGCTTCGACCCGACCGCGCCGAGCCTGCACCTGGGCAACCTGGTGCAGATCCTCACCATGCGGCGCATCCAGCAGGCGGGGCACCGTCCGCTGGGTCTGGTCGGCGGCGCCACGGGTCTGATCGGCGACCCGAAGCCGACGGCGGAGCGCACGCTGAACTCCCCCGAGGTCGTGGCCGGCTGGGTGGACCGGCTGCGCGGCCAGATCGAGAAGTTCCTCGACTTCGAGGGCCCGCACGCGGCGACGATGGTGAACAACCTGGACTGGACCCAGGGCATGTCCGCCATCGAGTTCCTGCGGGACATGGGCAAGTACTTCCGGGTCAACAAGATGATCGCCAAGGAGGCCGTCTCCCGGCGGCTCAACTCGGACGCGGGCATCAGCTACACCGAGTTCAGCTACCAGATCCTGCAGGGGATGGACTTCCTCAAGCTGTACGAGCAGTACGGCTGTGTCCTGCAGACCGGCGGCAGCGACCAGTGGGGCAACCTCACCTCCGGCACCGACCTGATCCACCGGGTCCACCCGGAGGCCGTCGTGCACGCGATCGGCACCCCGCTGCTCACGAAGGCGGACGGCACCAAGTTCGGCAAGACCGAGTCCGGCACCGTCTGGCTGGACGCGGAGATGTTCTCGCCGTACGCCTTCTACCAGTTCTGGCTGAACGCGGACGACCGGGACATCTCCAAGTTCCTGCGCACCTTCTCCTTCAAGTCCCGTGAGGAGATCGAGGAGCTGGAGACGCTGACCGCGGAGCGGCCGCAGGCCCGTGCCGCGCAGCGTGCACTGGCCGAGGAGCTGACGACGCTGGTGCACGGCGCCGACCAGACGGCCGCCGTGATCTCCGCGTCGAAGGCGCTGTTCGGGCAGGGCGACGGCAACCTGGCGGACCTGGACGAGGCGACGCTCGCCGCGGCGCTCTCGGAGCTGCCCCGGGTGGAGGTCGCCGAGCTCGGTCCGGTCGTCGACCTCTTCGCCGAGGTCGGTCTGGTCGCCAGCAAGTCGGCCGCCCGGCGCACCGTGAAGGAGGGCGGGGCCTACGTGAACAACGTGAAGGTCGCGGCCGAGGACTTCGTCCCGGGCACCGAGGAACTGCTGCACGGCCGGTGGCTGGTGCTGCGGCGCGGCAAGAAGAACCTGGCCGCCGTGGAGCTCAAGGGCTGA